The following nucleotide sequence is from Archocentrus centrarchus isolate MPI-CPG fArcCen1 chromosome 6, fArcCen1, whole genome shotgun sequence.
AATGCTTTATAGTTGTCATATGGACTTTGGAACTGTGGTGTCATGACTAGAAAGGATCCTAAACGTACTTTGGGTTTCCTaaagaaacagtaaaatgtaaaatgttaaattatttcaaataaaaccaaaaagagTTTTGGAAAGATGCAGATAGGCAGCATGTAGGTCACCTGGTAGGGGTGGGAGAGCTCTGGCTCTTCTATTGTCACAACATCCAGGATGTTATATGGAACATAACCGGCCTGCCCACTCCTGTTCCGTAGTTTCCACCACTGTTTTTCATCCTCTAACACCTGCAAAAGACAGTTTGCACATCACTCCTCTGTACTGGAACTGGTGAGAGACTCTTAACCTGTGtgcagctgctttgctgctcaATTCATGTTCCAGCACTGGACAGTTTTCGGGTTAGGGTGTATCTAGGTGTTACAGTGTAATATCACATTGGTTCAAAttacacactgcacaagaagggtgaaaaaaatgtctttgcaaCCTCGAGGATTTCATCCTGCAGCACTGACAGTTCGTTGGCATTCCGTGCGACGAAGCTGTAGCGAATTTTGGCATATTTGGGAGGCTGCGGTATCCCATTGAAGGACCTGTGTAGACACAGGATATCAAAGTTTGACATCATTCAATATCTCGAGGAAAAACACGAAAGTGTGCAAAGGATCTCATTACTTACCCATTTGAGGAGCTTGAGGAATGAGACCTGTAAAACTAGAAAAGAAccccacacaaaataaataaataattgtacagCCACGAGCATTTTTTTCCCATAGACAGTAACCATTTAATAAAAGCCTTACATCCTCAGTTGCGTGTTTGCTGTAACTGGGGCTTGTCGGGGAAACTGAGGGGCCCGAGGGTCCCTCAGTTTCCCATGGAGACGTCAAGAAAAGCTCTGCAGGCGGCTCCCAGCCATTCCGAAACTTTGGGTAATAAGGAGGAGCGCACTGATCCCTCGGCCACTCGGCTCTGCAGGAAGACGAGTGAAGGGATGCTCAAAAGTTAGCATTCGAGCTACACTGCTGTGCAGACAGAGCCAGCAGTACTGAATGACCAGTATTGACCAGTGCTGAACTGGTCATTGCCATTCGTGTCAATGAGGACACTGTAATGTTCAGTGGGAGCTGGAgctccttttttgtttcttacaAATGCTACTTAAGATAGGGAATACTTTCCATTACTTTACTTTATATTCTTACATACTTCACATTCAAAAATTAAAAGTTAGGCCTCAGTCCTATTGTTCATAAATCTCTCTTAACTCtcaaaaacaaatccaaaagTCAATGCAGTTCTGCAtgcatgaatgggtgagtgtgtctaaactttagactggtactgtatgtacatATGTTCCCCTGACATAAGTCAGCTTTGACTTAATTTAGTTTCAGGACAGTCTCCTGAGGTTAGTTCACCTTAAAGGaaggatttttttaattgtcatatatcaaattaaacactcatgtaaaaataaaacattgcaaaacaactttttatttacctgtttgttgtttctttaaTTGTAACTGTAAAAAAGCATCATCACAGTTCAGCATTTTCCACAGGTATCAATAAACTGCACGCATACCTGGGTTTGGTCCATCTTTCCCCAAGCAGCTCAAAGATGGTCATTTCTTTTGGGGTGAGGTGTCCTCGCAGGAAGTCAACAGCATCTTTACACAAGTGAGGAGCAATGACTGACCGCGGCAGCTCAGGAcctccacagctctgcagcaccTGTACATACACTCAGTGTATCACCTACAGCTCTTTTTTGCAAAAAAGTAAACTCTGcttttataaatgtttaaaattcagATCTGGAGCTACTCGGGGTATTTTGAGCTTCTGTGTTTAAAGACTGATTGCAGAGGACAATTAGCGGTCAAGCCATATGAGGTGATTACTTTATCTCAACTgcataaaacaaatcaaatctgTCCAGAGATTACTGCACCATATCAATAGAGCTTGGTCACAGTTCTGAGTTTCCATCCAGCAGTATCGAAGGTGTGGCTGAACACTGTGGTTTGGAAAACCAACATTATGTAAGTGCGACTGCACCTGTATTACAGCTGAAAGCCACGTTGCTCCAGTCTGGTGAGAGTTTAGTGGGTGTGTTACAAAGCAAAAAGTGGAATGCCTGGTGGCAAAAAATGCAAGAGCTGAACGGTTCTCATTCTGTGAATTTTAAAAAGGCCTAATGTGTTCTCATCAGATATGCCTGTGGGCTGTGCTCAGTCAAACACTGAAGTTGGAAAGGTAACAGTGCAACATGGATGTACATAGTATATTGTTGACTTTTATCATAATCCACTTATCTGAGATCAGACAAGCTCTTACCAGTTCCAGAGGGCCAAAGAGAAAATGAACCAGCTCAGACGCACTTGGGTTCTGAATGTGTTTCTTCAGTTTGGCCTGCAGGGAGCGCAGTGACAGATACACAGTAATGAGgtgatgaggagagagagagaaagcggCTGATGAATGAGGGAGGTTAGGAGCTGTGATATCTCACCAAGAGGTTGAAGGCAAGCTTCAGTTTCTGCAGGCTATCAATGAACTCTGCTTCAGTGGGGGGCTTGGCTCGCAGGGTCAGCATGCCCTCTGCAAACAACCAGAGCAACAATGACCACACAAAGACTCCAAAGTTACCCGCTGGCCACACAGATACAATACAGATGGGAAACCATTTTCACTTTCTGGCCAGAGTTCAAAGTCATAAACCTGAATGCTTTTTGCTCATCTAGACGAAAACTTATTGTTTTCGTTTTCAATGAAATAAAGGATAGAGATCCAGAAATGGGTAGTTAGCAGATAGCTAAAAAGTTCACCTTGGCCAGAGAGTAACAGAGAATGTGGTATATTGAGAAACAAATTCCCTAAACAGAGCCTGTGAGCACACCTGACCACACATCAGCCATCATCAGACATCGTTATTACCAGATGATGTGGGAAAACTTACCTGCTTGTGTGTTTGCCCACACAaagacattgtttttttttttagtgtcacATGTAAAACGTACATTATGTTTAACTGCACGTGCGTTGACATAAAGCATCACATTAATAAAAGCACTGGGCAGTAAAACATTACTCAGCAAAATTTACAGTAATATTATTACTTTGCTCAGATTGCTTTGAGATCTCGCACAGcctccaaataaaatcaaactgaataTTGGTTTGTTTTGGTATTTGAGCCTTTCAAAGTGGAAGAATTTGGACTAGATTTTAAGTAATAATATTACCCCAGTTATGAGAATTGTACAATATGAACTGCATGACTTAAAAGAAGCCCAAACTAGCCACTACTACAACACATACATCAGTGGATGAGAGTCCTTGACCACAGGACACAAAGAGAGACAAACATGGCGACGTGAGCAATATGAACATATTGTCACTGCATTCGTGCCACCACATGAGAAGAAAGGGAGACAGACCTGCTGGTCCTTTCTTCTTATTCTTCTTACTCTTGTTGCGCTGGTTGAGCTGAGCAAAGGCCTCTGCTGCCTTCTGCAGTTGTGCCACAAAGATCTCTATGTCATCCAGGGCACAGTTGAGGATTTGCTGAGGGATACATGCTGAGATTTAGGTTTCGAAGAATACAGCAACATGAGACATGAAAGGAGCAGCGGAGTATAATCACACTGATCCCAGTGgataaagaaaaacactcaCCACATCCTTCTCAATGCGCTGGGCCAGCTTTTCATGTGACTCTGAGTCATTCTGTCTGACAGCTCGTCGGTCTACATTCAAAGACCATTAAACcattaaacaaaatatttagaATAAAAAGTGAGTTAAGGATGTACAGTGTGTGAAGTCTCACCCTGTGTGTCCACGGCTGCCACTCGTCCCCTTGCAGCAGGTGGAGGGCCCTTGGGGGCCGAGGGGGGGAGGATAGTCTCTCTGTGGCGCTTCATTTTCTCCTGGTTGACCCTAAATGAGGGGGGCATGAATACCTTCATCACACTGACATCAAGTGAACTCACTACTAGTTACCTTTATAAATATGTCTTTGACTGGAAGCGTTTATACACATATGAGTGTGTGTAACAGCAGCACTAATCTCACTTCAGAGTCTGAAGCCTCATATTCTTCCCATGCTTGATGTCTCCAATGGCACTATCAATGTCTGCATGAACCATCTCAGCCTGAAGAAAGTGAGGCAGAGACACAAAAATCAAAGTCAACATAAATAGAAAATGCTTTAAAGATTCTCTCCCTGTGTAGTAGGTCAACTCGAGCCATGCAGCTGTTAATGAAAAGTAAAGTTTACAGGTAAACACTTCATTAAGAGTTCGAGAAGGGTTTAAGGACACATATAAGCTCATCTTTAAAGTTTTACACAGGTTTCACCTCTCTAAAGCATGTCAGTGTCTGTAAACTTTCATTACTCAAATCTGAAATATCTCAAGATGTAAAGGACAGATGTGAAAGTTGTCCTGACTCTGTGACCAGTTGATATAGCAAAACAGAAGCCTAAAAAATTgtaattaggcccgagccgacgaagtctcggcgaggagcctattggattcactatgccacataccccaaaatgcgttaaaatccccacggtcgcatgggacgcggtcgccagtgacccccgacctcatagggacgtgggtcaggtcgagacgtttccgaaaaggtatgcgtcggggtgactgggaaaacgcctaattgtttttgctcgaattctccattattctttattattattatttttctttattattattattatactttctctctctttgaacctaaatttgaccccctgaacatgcgcgaaaagtcaccattttttgtatggtggtcaggtctggcgaaaaattacgtattttaatgtcgccacaaactaactcaaaaacacggctccactgcgccccctggaaatttcatttttcgggcccctatgggagaggccaaattcaagtttgccctagattcatgaaattctcgtcacacatagatcatgtcaggacaaacaaaaaatcctcttgaggcacccctgcatgacccacaggaaatccaccaggttcacttgaaatttggcttttgccgagtcagcaatttcgctcaccttgtatttgcgcgaacttctcctacagcatttgacccacaaacaccaaaatggctcagcatcatttagagacatagggcatctaaagttatcgaaggcttcgtattcatttcaattgtcttgtcacactaggcccctgaagttggccttcgtttgaccaataattctggtcctctttcctgccatcaatcgcacatgctttgcccgatctgccccaaaatggaatcatttatgaacacacctacactgaatccataagtgcagaaaccacgtcgattgatgccatagcgccccctacagaacaaaatgaaaatttgtatgggggtccacaaaattagtttctctggtatgcatgaaactttttgtacacaatcctcagatcctcctggtcagaaaaggcaatcagacctatgcccaattttgcacgccacacgcgccaccacaccgcaaatgtgcgttgcgtttatatggggagccaacaatttactttctcagacatgcatgcaattcgagacaaacattctgtaccccagcacgatcaaaaaagtcaatgagacccatgcccacattcccacaggaaatccgctagcttggcttgaaattctgtttttgccaattttgcactgttggacacctcgtatttgcgcgaacttctcctagggcatttgacgcgctaacaccaaaatgcctctgcatcatctagagacatagggcatccaaagttatcgaaggcttcgtattcaattcaacgggcttgtcacatgaggcccctgaatttggcgttcgtttgaccaaacattcccgtcctctttcctgccatcaatcgcacgtgctttgcccgatctgccccaaaatagaataatttatgaacacacctacactgaatccatacgtggagaaacaatggcgattgctgcaatagcgccccctgcagaagaaactgaaattttgtatggaggtccaccgcattggtttctttgaaatgcatgaaaatttttttacatgttcgtcAGATACTCCtaatcagaaaagtcaatcagacctatgccctattttgcacgctgcagccgtgaccaccaccccaatgtcaagatgacatcattatggagaaaccacaaccttctcacacgtattgcgcaatcactcacgcactctatctgcactttgcttgcattttcctttcccttatgtactgtacaagacttcatttagatttgtggattcagagcaacaagtgcactagtgccccctacagatggaacaaaagcattagatagtgggaatcacatttaggttttctgaaatgcatgaaaaaaggtagaaaacttcgccacagtcaaatagatagattcaacggtgttatcatgtccatccttgccaagattgtcatcttttgccagtggggattacatttggcagaacagttggctctctgacagcttgaagggggatctcaggtggctcgcaggtgggttgcaggctgtttgcagggcacgttgttcgcagggaaggcaggtcgcaggttgcaggagcagcggctctcaggcggcatgcagtggggtttgcggggctcgcaggtggctggctggagatttgcggagctcgtaggtggctcgctgggggttcgcgggggctcacttgcggctcgcgctgggtttggtggtcgcgcacgcagcgagggccgtaaaacgccgcttgcggctttaattaaatttatttttgaacCAGCAAAGTAGTCCTCTTTTTCCATTAAATGGCTTGAAATAACAGGAAATGAATCAAATAAGGTAACGTAGAATTATTGTCTTTACTGTAGAAGGAACAATGGTCCTTAAGTTCAAAGTCAACCCCCAAAGCTTGATTTGGGGGTTGACACATATAACATTCAAACTGATGCCCACCTCCACCTCGTCGCAGTTGAAGAAGTGGATGTCGGGTTTGTGCTGGTCCTTGTCCTGACACACGAGCAGCAGCACTGAGGGGTAACGGGTCTGATTCAGCACCGGCTGACACATGTGGATGGTGGAGAGAGGGAAGTTCTCCAACTCTTCCTGtaggagaaagacagaaagaggtgGAGATAAAGAAAGAGCAAGACACTGAGTGTGGCAAGTCCCCATAAAgttaaaagcacaaaataatcATGCACATAGCCTTCGAAGGGATTTGTATGAGCGAtaaagcataattaaatttGGATAGATGCTCGGAGTCGTACCTGAGTGTCACAATCCAGCAGCCTGACTGACTTGTCTGTGACCTGGAGGAGCATCTCCTGGGTCCAGATTTTATCTTTTGAGTCCAGAAGAATCAGTTTCTTGATTGCATCGTCCACTGTGACAATGGACTCTGTCTTGTCCATAACAAATGTGGAGAGATGCTGCAGAGATAACAGTTGTTGATGACTATGAGTGAGagtaagctaaaaaaaaaatagcagctgtaTGTGAAAGCAGTGAAGGTGTCCTTAAGAAAGTCTTTAGTCGTAATTTGTAATATATTTGATCTACTCTTCTAGACAACTAGCTATAGACAATGAACAGTACTTGGTCTTGGGACAAGAGTTAGCTGAAAAGATTCATGCAATTTGTAAATGTGTGAGCTCAGTATGAAATGGGACCCTACAGCCTGTTAGCTCGGCTTAGGCTGCAACATTAGGACTGAGAACAGAAAGAAAGGGATAACAAATTCTGCCTATAAGCAGCTCAAAAGTTTGATAATTAACACAtcatatgttgtttttttaatctctcttCTAGAACGTCATAAAAGAACAATGTGCCAAGTATGTGATTCTTGGCTGGGAGCAGCAAACTGCTTACTGTTGACTGACAATGCAATGACACACAATGACAAGACCTATGAAAGTGAGCAGCCAAGAAATAGTCTGGGTCCGCAGTGcttatttttacactttattttttttataatgaagtACAGCATAACGTGTTAATCAGTTAACCAGGCGAGCCGCTTCCCTTTCAACAGTCTTCACGCTAACCTGAGCTGGTTACATAGAGAACGTAGAGTTATGGCAGTCGAGCTTCTTATCTAACTCTCatcaagaaaacaaataaaactgtgcCCTCATTCCTTTAACTGTACTCTCTTGTTTTATACAAATCtgtcattgtatttttttttagctgtatgAGTTACTGTTGTGTTTTATCTGATCAAAACTGCATTATTGCCACTTTGACCCTCTAACTGGCTGCTGGCAGCAGGATTGTTATCTTCTGCACCATTATGCACCCATGTGTGATAATGGGGAGGCATTAGGAGAAATATTAGCCACAGGGACACAGGACATAGTTCAGAAACATGTCTGACCCAAAGCACGTCTCTGACTCGGTCCTCCCAAGATTAGCTCACTACTGCTGCAATCAAAGGTCCGATTTTATTATAACAGAGTTCTCGTAAGTGAAATGTAATCAGACGATGAACCTGTGTGTCAGCTTTTATCTCTGGGCAAAAGAGATAAAAGCTTCATAACCTTTATAGTAGCGCTATCTGGCTTTGCACATGAGGTTAATTGACAAGTATTTTAAACCTATAATTTCACAGCATTATATGGATATTACTTactttttaagttaaaaactgtcaaaaaaaaccaaacttttCTCACTTTTTACAGATAAATGCGACAGAAACACAGGACACTGAAAATTACATCTTTGTTGCAGGCGCATCTAGCAACACATTACTATATTATACGGCAGTGTATATAAAGttgaataaaattgtatttaaatgCAGAGCAATGACAAACAACACATAAGTCCATAAGCAACTGAATACGACTATGAGCACTCATAGTGAGGGTTCTTAaacatttaaatacttttttacatGAATGTGCACTAAAATCCTTATGAACTAAATAAGAAGTAAAGTTAAAGGGTGTTAATGTACTGATAAcactgaataaatgaatgaatacacAGAGTGAGTTCGAACTGTTTAGTCCAGTTTTTCCCATGTCCacatttctttgctttc
It contains:
- the eps8l2 gene encoding epidermal growth factor receptor kinase substrate 8-like protein 2 isoform X1, producing the protein MKGMLRNPVPSSCHCSGVARSDSKLSAKALYEQRKKYSNSNFIMQETSQYHVEHLSTFVMDKTESIVTVDDAIKKLILLDSKDKIWTQEMLLQVTDKSVRLLDCDTQEELENFPLSTIHMCQPVLNQTRYPSVLLLVCQDKDQHKPDIHFFNCDEVEAEMVHADIDSAIGDIKHGKNMRLQTLKVNQEKMKRHRETILPPSAPKGPPPAARGRVAAVDTQDRRAVRQNDSESHEKLAQRIEKDVQILNCALDDIEIFVAQLQKAAEAFAQLNQRNKSKKNKKKGPAEGMLTLRAKPPTEAEFIDSLQKLKLAFNLLAKLKKHIQNPSASELVHFLFGPLELVLQSCGGPELPRSVIAPHLCKDAVDFLRGHLTPKEMTIFELLGERWTKPRAEWPRDQCAPPYYPKFRNGWEPPAELFLTSPWETEGPSGPSVSPTSPSYSKHATEDFYRSHSSSSSNGSFNGIPQPPKYAKIRYSFVARNANELSVLQDEILEVLEDEKQWWKLRNRSGQAGYVPYNILDVVTIEEPELSHPYQQGYGPSSPKSRSPGNSFKERPKSEMIEELLTKINNKQTPRKLHVERPSSIQVPLSSDSKPEQVTTWLSSKGFSKSTVDCLGILTGAQLFSLNKEELKAVCGDEGSRVFSQVTVQKELLEKSGGTSELQEILTRRQERIDSSNRY
- the eps8l2 gene encoding epidermal growth factor receptor kinase substrate 8-like protein 2 isoform X2, which produces MNHQGSPVKQANGVARSDSKLSAKALYEQRKKYSNSNFIMQETSQYHVEHLSTFVMDKTESIVTVDDAIKKLILLDSKDKIWTQEMLLQVTDKSVRLLDCDTQEELENFPLSTIHMCQPVLNQTRYPSVLLLVCQDKDQHKPDIHFFNCDEVEAEMVHADIDSAIGDIKHGKNMRLQTLKVNQEKMKRHRETILPPSAPKGPPPAARGRVAAVDTQDRRAVRQNDSESHEKLAQRIEKDVQILNCALDDIEIFVAQLQKAAEAFAQLNQRNKSKKNKKKGPAEGMLTLRAKPPTEAEFIDSLQKLKLAFNLLAKLKKHIQNPSASELVHFLFGPLELVLQSCGGPELPRSVIAPHLCKDAVDFLRGHLTPKEMTIFELLGERWTKPRAEWPRDQCAPPYYPKFRNGWEPPAELFLTSPWETEGPSGPSVSPTSPSYSKHATEDFYRSHSSSSSNGSFNGIPQPPKYAKIRYSFVARNANELSVLQDEILEVLEDEKQWWKLRNRSGQAGYVPYNILDVVTIEEPELSHPYQQGYGPSSPKSRSPGNSFKERPKSEMIEELLTKINNKQTPRKLHVERPSSIQVPLSSDSKPEQVTTWLSSKGFSKSTVDCLGILTGAQLFSLNKEELKAVCGDEGSRVFSQVTVQKELLEKSGGTSELQEILTRRQERIDSSNRY
- the eps8l2 gene encoding epidermal growth factor receptor kinase substrate 8-like protein 2 isoform X3; protein product: MQETSQYHVEHLSTFVMDKTESIVTVDDAIKKLILLDSKDKIWTQEMLLQVTDKSVRLLDCDTQEELENFPLSTIHMCQPVLNQTRYPSVLLLVCQDKDQHKPDIHFFNCDEVEAEMVHADIDSAIGDIKHGKNMRLQTLKVNQEKMKRHRETILPPSAPKGPPPAARGRVAAVDTQDRRAVRQNDSESHEKLAQRIEKDVQILNCALDDIEIFVAQLQKAAEAFAQLNQRNKSKKNKKKGPAEGMLTLRAKPPTEAEFIDSLQKLKLAFNLLAKLKKHIQNPSASELVHFLFGPLELVLQSCGGPELPRSVIAPHLCKDAVDFLRGHLTPKEMTIFELLGERWTKPRAEWPRDQCAPPYYPKFRNGWEPPAELFLTSPWETEGPSGPSVSPTSPSYSKHATEDFYRSHSSSSSNGSFNGIPQPPKYAKIRYSFVARNANELSVLQDEILEVLEDEKQWWKLRNRSGQAGYVPYNILDVVTIEEPELSHPYQQGYGPSSPKSRSPGNSFKERPKSEMIEELLTKINNKQTPRKLHVERPSSIQVPLSSDSKPEQVTTWLSSKGFSKSTVDCLGILTGAQLFSLNKEELKAVCGDEGSRVFSQVTVQKELLEKSGGTSELQEILTRRQERIDSSNRY